AATCTCAAAAAATCGACTCAAGCCTCTATTCCTACTTAGCCTTTCTTTATTTTTTGTCCAATGTTCCTCATCCAAATCAATGGAGAGGGAGAGACCAATGAGCCGGTCATACGGTGAAGCCGAAGATTATGCGCCTTCATCTGCGTCGCCCTCACCCAAAACAGAAACGACTCAAACTGAACTGAAAGTTCAAAAAAGAATGATGGTGTATTCTGTGAATGTCAATTTGCAATCAAAGGAAATTGAGTCCAAGGTTACAGAAATCATCAAACTTGCAGAGTCTTATGGTGGTTATGCGCTTCAATACAGTTCCAATGGAGTCGTACAATTAAAAATTCCGGCAGAAAAGTTAAAACAGTTTTTGTTTACTCTAAGGAACCAATCACAAAACTATTCGGAAGATGTTTCGGCAAAAGATGTGACAGAAGATTATACTGATACAGAAATTCGAATGGAGAATGCACAAAAAATGAGACTTCGACTTTTGGAAGTTCTAAAAGCGGCCAAAACAGTGGAAGAAATTTTAAAAGTAGAAGCAGAACTTAATAAAGTTTCAGAAGCCATAGAAAGATGGGAAGGAAGGTTGAAATACCTTGCAAGCTCCGTACAACTTTCTTCTGTCCAAGTCCGAGTACTTCAAAAATGGGAACCTGTGGTTCAAAAAGAATACCAACCAGGTCCATTGGGTTATCCTTTTTACTGGCTCTATCTTGGACTTGGGAAAGTAAAAGATGGAATTATTTGGATGTTTGTCCAAGAGATTCCTAAAGAAAAAACAGAAATCCCTGATTAATAAAAATTAAACATATCCCGACTAATGGGCGCTTAACGAAATTTAGTTTTTGATTATGCGCTCTGCAGAAGAAACCATCTGCGACTTCATTCGTTCAATGACTTTCCTATCTTTAGTTAAAGCATACAACCGAAGTCCACCCAAATAACTCATATACAATTCATAACTTAATGATTTTACCAGGTCT
The window above is part of the Leptospira terpstrae serovar Hualin str. LT 11-33 = ATCC 700639 genome. Proteins encoded here:
- a CDS encoding DUF4349 domain-containing protein; translation: MSRSYGEAEDYAPSSASPSPKTETTQTELKVQKRMMVYSVNVNLQSKEIESKVTEIIKLAESYGGYALQYSSNGVVQLKIPAEKLKQFLFTLRNQSQNYSEDVSAKDVTEDYTDTEIRMENAQKMRLRLLEVLKAAKTVEEILKVEAELNKVSEAIERWEGRLKYLASSVQLSSVQVRVLQKWEPVVQKEYQPGPLGYPFYWLYLGLGKVKDGIIWMFVQEIPKEKTEIPD